Proteins encoded together in one Benincasa hispida cultivar B227 chromosome 1, ASM972705v1, whole genome shotgun sequence window:
- the LOC120067073 gene encoding protein VASCULAR ASSOCIATED DEATH 1, chloroplastic isoform X2, whose amino-acid sequence MAAAASTAAAEIIELPRPRDKLPVNLSPDSASCYPPESSSSSADRISDTNESSSSPDGFHEDVEIQSSALLRSEEYRQFFRLPSDEVLIEDFNCAFQENILIQGHMYLFVHYICFYSNIFGFETKKIIPLQEITAVRKAKTAGIFPNAIEIFVGEKKYFFASFLSRDEAFNLINDGWLQHAKGTEAIMTKQKSINESSRQEIGILGVEKAKELDPSDSSDSMSTPILNVSMVQANVEEENALPAEPIDAIQESEPILDTHGSTSRKTLTWKPEDTDAPKVPDYYTQVAESKFLIKVEDFFSFYFSDNAVDFVSSYHEKCGDKEFKCSLWRHDDMFGHTRDISFQHPIKIYFGAKYGGCLEIQKFRVYRDSHLVIEVTQEVSEVPYSDYFRVEAHWEVKKDVDDESNNCCILRVYVNVAFSKRTVWKGKIVQSTLEECREAYGMWIQMAKELLKQKLKGSEEGTSGSTSQSGKDHHIEEEINNSKSLEKSNEKNDQRRVTESQYSTDVDQQAENLTQGVDSTSAASWLRVYMKKLWSVLRSQNYLPLALVITFAVIFLMQLSIVLLLSRPQHIHVSSPDYGRGLKFSGGRSSDATAWLEKRMHHLKDEMYMVEARLEMMRREHAQLKAQLTELEELS is encoded by the exons ATGGCAGCTGCGGCTTCAACGGCGGCGGCTGAGATAATTGAACTACCTCGACCACGAGACAAGCTCCCAGTGAACCTATCTCCGGACTCTGCTTCCTGCTACCCCCCcgaatcatcttcttcctcagcCGACCGCATATCCGATACCAACGAGTCTTCTTCTTCGCCCGACGGTTTCCACGAGGACGTGGAAATTCAG TCATCTGCATTATTGAGAAGTGAAGAATACCGGCAGTTCTTCCGCCTGCCATCGGATGAA GTCCTTATTGAAGACTTCAATTGTGCTTTCCAAGAGAACATACTAATTCAG GGCCACATGTATCTGTTCGTGCACTATATCTGCTTTTACTCCAACATCTTTGGGTTTGAGACGAAG AAAATAATCCCATTACAAGAAATAACAGCTGTACGTAAAGCAAAGACGGCTGGGATCTTTCCTAATGCCATCGAAATATTTGTTGGAGAGAAAAAG TACTTCTTTGCATCTTTTCTATCTCGTGATGAGGCCTTTAATCTCATTAATGATGGCTGGTTACAACATGCTAAAGGTACCGAAGCAATTATGACAAAACAG AAATCAATAAATGAATCTAGCAGACAAGAAATTGGTATCCTCGGTGTTGAGAAGGCCAAGGAGCTGGATCCTTCAGATTCTTCTGAcag TATGAGTACTCCTATTCTTAATGTTTCTATGGTTCAAGCTAATGTTGAAGAGGAAAATGCGCTACCAGCAGAACCTATCGATGCCATTCAGGAATCAGAGCCAATTCTTGACACTCATGGTTCAACTTCAAGAAAGACATTGACGTGGAAGCCAGAAGACACAGATGCTCCCAAGG TACCAGATTATTATACCCAAGTTGCAGAATCAAAGTTTCTG ATAAAGGTGGAAGATTTctttagtttctatttttcCGACAATGCAGTTGATTTTGTTTCTTCATATCATGAAAAATGTGGAGATAAAG AGTTTAAATGTTCTCTGTGGCGCCACGATGACATGTTTGGGCATACACGTGATATATCATTTCAACATccgataaaaatatattttg GTGCAAAGTATGGTGGCTGCCTGGAGATTCAGAAATTTCGAGTTTATCGAGACAG TCATTTGGTCATCGAGGTAACACAAGAAGTTAGTGAGGTTCCATATTCAGATTATTTTCGTGTTGAG GCACACTGGGAGGTGAAGAAAGATGTCGATGATGAATCAAATAATTGCTGCATCTTGAGGGTATATGTGAATGTGGCGTTTTCGAAAAGAACGGTTTGGAAAG GGAAAATAGTGCAATCTACTCTTGAAGAATGCCGAGAGGCCTATGGAATGTGGATTCAGATG GCAAAGGAATTGTTGAAGCAGAAACTTAAAGGTTCTGAAG AGGGAACAAGTGGTAGTACATCGCAGAGTGGTAAAGATCATCatattgaagaagaaataaataatagCAAATCATTGGAAAAGTCAAATGAGAAGAATGACCAAAGAAGAGTAACTGAATCACAATATTCCACCGATGTTGATCAACAAGCTGAAAACCTTACTCAAGGAGTGGATTCTACTTCAGCTGCTTCTTGGTTAAGAGTTTACATGAAGAAGCTTTGGTCTGTGTTACGAAGTCAAAATTATCTTCCTCTTGCCCTAGTTATCACTTTTGCTGTGATTTTTCTAATGCAG TTGAGCATAGTATTGTTATTATCCAGACCCCAACACATCCATGTGAGTTCTCCCGACTACGGAAGGGGTCTAAAATTTAGTGGTGGAAGATCTTCTGATGCTACAGCGTGGTTGGAAAAGCGAATGCACCACCTTAAGGATGAGATGTACATGGTTGAGGCTCGGCTAGAGATGATGCGACGTGAGCATGCCCAATTAAAAGCACAGCTAACAGAGCTTGAGGAATTAAGTTGA
- the LOC120067073 gene encoding protein VASCULAR ASSOCIATED DEATH 1, chloroplastic isoform X3: MAAAASTAAAEIIELPRPRDKLPVNLSPDSASCYPPESSSSSADRISDTNESSSSPDGFHEDVEIQSSALLRSEEYRQFFRLPSDEVLIEDFNCAFQENILIQGHMYLFVHYICFYSNIFGFETKKIIPLQEITAVRKAKTAGIFPNAIEIFVGEKKYFFASFLSRDEAFNLINDGWLQHAKGTEAIMTKQKSINESSRQEIGILGVEKAKELDPSDSSDRSMSTPILNVSMVQANVEEENALPAEPIDAIQESEPILDTHGSTSRKTLTWKPEDTDAPKVPDYYTQVAESKFLIKVEDFFSFYFSDNAVDFVSSYHEKCGDKEFKCSLWRHDDMFGHTRDISFQHPIKIYFGAKYGGCLEIQKFRVYRDSHLVIEVTQEVSEVPYSDYFRVEAHWEVKKDVDDESNNCCILRVYVNVAFSKRTVWKGKIVQSTLEECREAYGMWIQMAKELLKQKLKEGTSGSTSQSGKDHHIEEEINNSKSLEKSNEKNDQRRVTESQYSTDVDQQAENLTQGVDSTSAASWLRVYMKKLWSVLRSQNYLPLALVITFAVIFLMQLSIVLLLSRPQHIHVSSPDYGRGLKFSGGRSSDATAWLEKRMHHLKDEMYMVEARLEMMRREHAQLKAQLTELEELS, encoded by the exons ATGGCAGCTGCGGCTTCAACGGCGGCGGCTGAGATAATTGAACTACCTCGACCACGAGACAAGCTCCCAGTGAACCTATCTCCGGACTCTGCTTCCTGCTACCCCCCcgaatcatcttcttcctcagcCGACCGCATATCCGATACCAACGAGTCTTCTTCTTCGCCCGACGGTTTCCACGAGGACGTGGAAATTCAG TCATCTGCATTATTGAGAAGTGAAGAATACCGGCAGTTCTTCCGCCTGCCATCGGATGAA GTCCTTATTGAAGACTTCAATTGTGCTTTCCAAGAGAACATACTAATTCAG GGCCACATGTATCTGTTCGTGCACTATATCTGCTTTTACTCCAACATCTTTGGGTTTGAGACGAAG AAAATAATCCCATTACAAGAAATAACAGCTGTACGTAAAGCAAAGACGGCTGGGATCTTTCCTAATGCCATCGAAATATTTGTTGGAGAGAAAAAG TACTTCTTTGCATCTTTTCTATCTCGTGATGAGGCCTTTAATCTCATTAATGATGGCTGGTTACAACATGCTAAAGGTACCGAAGCAATTATGACAAAACAG AAATCAATAAATGAATCTAGCAGACAAGAAATTGGTATCCTCGGTGTTGAGAAGGCCAAGGAGCTGGATCCTTCAGATTCTTCTGAcag GAGTATGAGTACTCCTATTCTTAATGTTTCTATGGTTCAAGCTAATGTTGAAGAGGAAAATGCGCTACCAGCAGAACCTATCGATGCCATTCAGGAATCAGAGCCAATTCTTGACACTCATGGTTCAACTTCAAGAAAGACATTGACGTGGAAGCCAGAAGACACAGATGCTCCCAAGG TACCAGATTATTATACCCAAGTTGCAGAATCAAAGTTTCTG ATAAAGGTGGAAGATTTctttagtttctatttttcCGACAATGCAGTTGATTTTGTTTCTTCATATCATGAAAAATGTGGAGATAAAG AGTTTAAATGTTCTCTGTGGCGCCACGATGACATGTTTGGGCATACACGTGATATATCATTTCAACATccgataaaaatatattttg GTGCAAAGTATGGTGGCTGCCTGGAGATTCAGAAATTTCGAGTTTATCGAGACAG TCATTTGGTCATCGAGGTAACACAAGAAGTTAGTGAGGTTCCATATTCAGATTATTTTCGTGTTGAG GCACACTGGGAGGTGAAGAAAGATGTCGATGATGAATCAAATAATTGCTGCATCTTGAGGGTATATGTGAATGTGGCGTTTTCGAAAAGAACGGTTTGGAAAG GGAAAATAGTGCAATCTACTCTTGAAGAATGCCGAGAGGCCTATGGAATGTGGATTCAGATG GCAAAGGAATTGTTGAAGCAGAAACTTAAAG AGGGAACAAGTGGTAGTACATCGCAGAGTGGTAAAGATCATCatattgaagaagaaataaataatagCAAATCATTGGAAAAGTCAAATGAGAAGAATGACCAAAGAAGAGTAACTGAATCACAATATTCCACCGATGTTGATCAACAAGCTGAAAACCTTACTCAAGGAGTGGATTCTACTTCAGCTGCTTCTTGGTTAAGAGTTTACATGAAGAAGCTTTGGTCTGTGTTACGAAGTCAAAATTATCTTCCTCTTGCCCTAGTTATCACTTTTGCTGTGATTTTTCTAATGCAG TTGAGCATAGTATTGTTATTATCCAGACCCCAACACATCCATGTGAGTTCTCCCGACTACGGAAGGGGTCTAAAATTTAGTGGTGGAAGATCTTCTGATGCTACAGCGTGGTTGGAAAAGCGAATGCACCACCTTAAGGATGAGATGTACATGGTTGAGGCTCGGCTAGAGATGATGCGACGTGAGCATGCCCAATTAAAAGCACAGCTAACAGAGCTTGAGGAATTAAGTTGA
- the LOC120067073 gene encoding protein VASCULAR ASSOCIATED DEATH 1, chloroplastic isoform X1 → MAAAASTAAAEIIELPRPRDKLPVNLSPDSASCYPPESSSSSADRISDTNESSSSPDGFHEDVEIQSSALLRSEEYRQFFRLPSDEVLIEDFNCAFQENILIQGHMYLFVHYICFYSNIFGFETKKIIPLQEITAVRKAKTAGIFPNAIEIFVGEKKYFFASFLSRDEAFNLINDGWLQHAKGTEAIMTKQKSINESSRQEIGILGVEKAKELDPSDSSDRSMSTPILNVSMVQANVEEENALPAEPIDAIQESEPILDTHGSTSRKTLTWKPEDTDAPKVPDYYTQVAESKFLIKVEDFFSFYFSDNAVDFVSSYHEKCGDKEFKCSLWRHDDMFGHTRDISFQHPIKIYFGAKYGGCLEIQKFRVYRDSHLVIEVTQEVSEVPYSDYFRVEAHWEVKKDVDDESNNCCILRVYVNVAFSKRTVWKGKIVQSTLEECREAYGMWIQMAKELLKQKLKGSEEGTSGSTSQSGKDHHIEEEINNSKSLEKSNEKNDQRRVTESQYSTDVDQQAENLTQGVDSTSAASWLRVYMKKLWSVLRSQNYLPLALVITFAVIFLMQLSIVLLLSRPQHIHVSSPDYGRGLKFSGGRSSDATAWLEKRMHHLKDEMYMVEARLEMMRREHAQLKAQLTELEELS, encoded by the exons ATGGCAGCTGCGGCTTCAACGGCGGCGGCTGAGATAATTGAACTACCTCGACCACGAGACAAGCTCCCAGTGAACCTATCTCCGGACTCTGCTTCCTGCTACCCCCCcgaatcatcttcttcctcagcCGACCGCATATCCGATACCAACGAGTCTTCTTCTTCGCCCGACGGTTTCCACGAGGACGTGGAAATTCAG TCATCTGCATTATTGAGAAGTGAAGAATACCGGCAGTTCTTCCGCCTGCCATCGGATGAA GTCCTTATTGAAGACTTCAATTGTGCTTTCCAAGAGAACATACTAATTCAG GGCCACATGTATCTGTTCGTGCACTATATCTGCTTTTACTCCAACATCTTTGGGTTTGAGACGAAG AAAATAATCCCATTACAAGAAATAACAGCTGTACGTAAAGCAAAGACGGCTGGGATCTTTCCTAATGCCATCGAAATATTTGTTGGAGAGAAAAAG TACTTCTTTGCATCTTTTCTATCTCGTGATGAGGCCTTTAATCTCATTAATGATGGCTGGTTACAACATGCTAAAGGTACCGAAGCAATTATGACAAAACAG AAATCAATAAATGAATCTAGCAGACAAGAAATTGGTATCCTCGGTGTTGAGAAGGCCAAGGAGCTGGATCCTTCAGATTCTTCTGAcag GAGTATGAGTACTCCTATTCTTAATGTTTCTATGGTTCAAGCTAATGTTGAAGAGGAAAATGCGCTACCAGCAGAACCTATCGATGCCATTCAGGAATCAGAGCCAATTCTTGACACTCATGGTTCAACTTCAAGAAAGACATTGACGTGGAAGCCAGAAGACACAGATGCTCCCAAGG TACCAGATTATTATACCCAAGTTGCAGAATCAAAGTTTCTG ATAAAGGTGGAAGATTTctttagtttctatttttcCGACAATGCAGTTGATTTTGTTTCTTCATATCATGAAAAATGTGGAGATAAAG AGTTTAAATGTTCTCTGTGGCGCCACGATGACATGTTTGGGCATACACGTGATATATCATTTCAACATccgataaaaatatattttg GTGCAAAGTATGGTGGCTGCCTGGAGATTCAGAAATTTCGAGTTTATCGAGACAG TCATTTGGTCATCGAGGTAACACAAGAAGTTAGTGAGGTTCCATATTCAGATTATTTTCGTGTTGAG GCACACTGGGAGGTGAAGAAAGATGTCGATGATGAATCAAATAATTGCTGCATCTTGAGGGTATATGTGAATGTGGCGTTTTCGAAAAGAACGGTTTGGAAAG GGAAAATAGTGCAATCTACTCTTGAAGAATGCCGAGAGGCCTATGGAATGTGGATTCAGATG GCAAAGGAATTGTTGAAGCAGAAACTTAAAGGTTCTGAAG AGGGAACAAGTGGTAGTACATCGCAGAGTGGTAAAGATCATCatattgaagaagaaataaataatagCAAATCATTGGAAAAGTCAAATGAGAAGAATGACCAAAGAAGAGTAACTGAATCACAATATTCCACCGATGTTGATCAACAAGCTGAAAACCTTACTCAAGGAGTGGATTCTACTTCAGCTGCTTCTTGGTTAAGAGTTTACATGAAGAAGCTTTGGTCTGTGTTACGAAGTCAAAATTATCTTCCTCTTGCCCTAGTTATCACTTTTGCTGTGATTTTTCTAATGCAG TTGAGCATAGTATTGTTATTATCCAGACCCCAACACATCCATGTGAGTTCTCCCGACTACGGAAGGGGTCTAAAATTTAGTGGTGGAAGATCTTCTGATGCTACAGCGTGGTTGGAAAAGCGAATGCACCACCTTAAGGATGAGATGTACATGGTTGAGGCTCGGCTAGAGATGATGCGACGTGAGCATGCCCAATTAAAAGCACAGCTAACAGAGCTTGAGGAATTAAGTTGA